A genomic region of Chitinimonas arctica contains the following coding sequences:
- a CDS encoding type III PLP-dependent enzyme — protein MPRVFDPGQEIQADFELVRQQLQKGYTGPFLLMDSAVLREKVARFKAAMPRVTPHYAVKCNPDPQVLKVLREAGAGFEIASPAELAMCRALDVPASELYYSNPMRAREAVAEAAAAGVQWYVIDSVTELRKVRAIKPDASFYLRLHTDNTGSVSPLSEKFGVFEDEVAAILDEAVRLRADLAGATFHAGSQCLQPRNWQIGIAAAVRLFDAMRARGLTPRLLNLGGGFPVEHRDAIPAIATIGALINEALEAVPADVRIMAEPGRFLVSDAGWLVCRVIGHTIRKNQPWAYLDAGVFNGLLETTTGIEYDMRSDRTGATIPWVVAGPTCDSMDICSRTQPLPADLQEGDFIYVRNAGAYSNACGSTFNGFALPEVLVV, from the coding sequence ATGCCACGCGTTTTCGATCCCGGCCAGGAGATACAGGCGGATTTCGAACTGGTTCGCCAGCAGTTGCAAAAAGGCTATACCGGCCCGTTCCTGTTGATGGATAGCGCGGTACTGCGTGAGAAAGTGGCGCGTTTCAAGGCCGCCATGCCGCGCGTCACACCGCACTACGCGGTCAAATGCAATCCCGACCCGCAGGTGTTGAAGGTATTGCGAGAAGCGGGCGCCGGTTTCGAAATCGCCTCGCCGGCCGAGTTGGCGATGTGCCGTGCCTTGGATGTTCCCGCCAGCGAGTTGTATTACAGCAACCCGATGCGGGCGCGCGAAGCAGTGGCGGAAGCGGCGGCGGCCGGCGTGCAATGGTATGTCATCGATTCGGTCACCGAGTTGCGCAAGGTGCGTGCCATCAAGCCGGATGCCAGCTTTTACCTGCGCCTGCACACGGACAATACCGGCTCGGTCTCGCCGCTATCGGAAAAATTCGGTGTCTTCGAAGACGAAGTGGCCGCCATTCTGGACGAGGCGGTGCGACTGCGCGCCGACCTGGCCGGTGCCACCTTCCATGCCGGCTCGCAATGCCTGCAGCCACGCAACTGGCAGATCGGCATCGCCGCGGCGGTACGGCTATTCGACGCCATGCGCGCCCGAGGCCTCACCCCGCGATTATTGAATCTCGGCGGTGGCTTTCCGGTCGAGCATCGCGACGCGATTCCCGCTATCGCCACCATAGGCGCGCTGATCAACGAGGCCTTGGAGGCTGTCCCGGCCGACGTCCGCATCATGGCCGAGCCAGGCCGCTTCCTGGTTTCGGATGCCGGCTGGCTGGTGTGCCGGGTCATTGGCCATACCATTCGCAAAAACCAGCCCTGGGCTTACCTGGATGCCGGTGTCTTCAACGGCTTGTTGGAGACCACCACCGGAATCGAATACGACATGCGCAGCGACCGGACCGGCGCAACGATCCCATGGGTGGTGGCGGGCCCCACCTGCGACTCCATGGACATCTGCAGCCGTACCCAGCCGCTACCGGCCGACCTGCAGGAGGGCGACTTTATCTACGTCCGCAACGCCGGGGCGTACAGCAATGCCTGCGGCAGCACCTTCAACGGCTTCGCCTTACCCGAGGTGCTCGTCGTCTGA
- a CDS encoding mechanosensitive ion channel family protein gives MQTIHYLLDNNTWQNLLEAVAAAAAAMALLVMLRWLACSYLSKLGDRKKTQLDDIVAKALATTHWVVLAIAALYVGGNQLDLTVTADRLLSNALMIALTVQAGIWVSKVMVGWLRLRAEESAGSDTIVTHLALVDFMVRLLVWVVVVLSVLSNLGFNITAMVTSLGIGGVAVALAVQNILGDLFASMSIALDKPFVAGDSIVVDTISGTVKHVGLKSTRVQADSGEEVVFSNADLLKSRIRNYKRMDERRALFGFSLSYTTPTEMLGRIPAMVEEIVRDQPETRFDRAHFKTLGRTAWTSKWCTLC, from the coding sequence ATGCAAACAATACACTACCTGCTGGATAACAATACCTGGCAAAACCTGTTGGAAGCGGTGGCGGCGGCGGCTGCCGCCATGGCCCTGCTGGTGATGTTGCGGTGGCTGGCCTGTAGTTATCTGAGCAAACTTGGCGACAGGAAGAAGACCCAGCTCGACGATATCGTCGCCAAGGCCCTGGCCACCACGCACTGGGTGGTCCTGGCCATCGCGGCCCTCTATGTCGGCGGCAATCAGCTGGACCTGACCGTAACGGCCGACCGGCTCTTGAGCAACGCGTTGATGATTGCCCTGACGGTGCAGGCAGGCATCTGGGTCAGCAAGGTGATGGTGGGCTGGCTGCGCTTGCGGGCCGAGGAGAGTGCCGGGTCCGATACCATCGTCACCCACCTGGCCCTGGTGGATTTCATGGTGCGCCTGCTGGTGTGGGTGGTGGTGGTACTGTCGGTACTCTCCAACCTGGGTTTCAATATCACGGCCATGGTGACCTCGCTGGGCATCGGCGGCGTGGCGGTCGCGCTGGCGGTGCAGAATATTCTCGGCGATCTGTTCGCCTCCATGTCCATCGCGCTGGATAAACCCTTCGTGGCGGGCGATTCCATCGTGGTGGATACCATCTCCGGCACGGTCAAGCACGTGGGCCTGAAAAGCACCCGGGTGCAGGCCGACTCGGGCGAAGAGGTGGTGTTTTCCAACGCCGACCTGCTCAAGAGCCGCATACGCAACTACAAGCGGATGGATGAGCGCCGCGCCCTGTTCGGCTTCAGCCTCAGCTACACCACCCCGACCGAGATGCTCGGCCGCATCCCCGCCATGGTCGAGGAAATCGTCCGCGACCAGCCCGAGACCCGCTTCGATCGCGCCCACTTCAAGACGCTGGGCCGAACAGCCTGGACTTCGAAGTGGTGTACTTTATGTTGA
- a CDS encoding type II toxin-antitoxin system RelE/ParE family toxin: MILSFQHKGLAQFHHTGNQAGIQAAHAAKLRKLLTALDAAAAPSDLALPSFSYHPLKGNLKGYFSLTVSGNWRLIFRWQGTDVELLNYLDYH; this comes from the coding sequence ATGATATTGAGCTTCCAACACAAGGGTCTAGCGCAGTTTCATCACACTGGAAACCAAGCAGGCATACAAGCAGCTCATGCCGCGAAGCTGCGCAAGCTGTTGACTGCCTTGGATGCCGCAGCCGCACCGTCGGATTTGGCGCTACCCAGCTTTAGCTATCATCCGCTTAAGGGTAACCTGAAAGGTTACTTTTCACTGACAGTAAGCGGCAACTGGCGTCTCATCTTCCGCTGGCAGGGAACAGATGTAGAACTCCTCAATTATCTGGATTACCACTAG
- a CDS encoding HigA family addiction module antitoxin, with amino-acid sequence MHMHNPAHPGEILKDWLDDLDQTIAGFADRIDVSRTTMSKIINGHSRVTADVDLRLAAALGTTEGYWLRIQTQRDLWEAKQQARPNIQRLALAA; translated from the coding sequence ATGCACATGCACAACCCTGCCCATCCGGGCGAGATTTTGAAGGATTGGCTAGACGACCTGGACCAGACGATCGCAGGGTTCGCCGACCGTATCGACGTATCGCGCACAACCATGTCCAAAATCATCAATGGCCATAGTAGGGTAACGGCCGATGTGGACTTACGCTTGGCGGCAGCCCTCGGTACTACCGAGGGCTATTGGCTGCGCATACAGACCCAACGCGATCTATGGGAGGCAAAGCAGCAGGCTCGGCCCAATATTCAACGACTTGCCTTAGCCGCTTAA
- a CDS encoding sulfurtransferase codes for MSPLITATELLVQIDQPELLLFDCRHDLADPKAGRQAYEAGHLPGAYFLHLDDDLSGLKTGDNGRHPLPDPKALAQRLAASGLAADRRVVAYDAQGGMYAARLWWLLRWLGFDSVQVLDGGVAAWQAAGGALTQTVPAVRAGSFDARVHKAWTVDVSTVLDNLDRQEFTVIDARAPGRFAGEGETIDPVAGHIPGARNRFFQANLAADGRFKPAATLREEWQAILAGTDVHDTVQQCGSGVTACHNLLALEVAGLKGSRLYPGSWSEWCSDPGRPTARGAE; via the coding sequence TTGTCGCCACTGATCACCGCCACCGAGCTACTTGTACAAATCGATCAGCCTGAGCTGCTGCTGTTCGATTGCCGCCACGACCTGGCCGACCCCAAGGCTGGCCGTCAGGCCTATGAAGCCGGCCACTTGCCCGGCGCTTATTTCCTGCACTTGGACGACGATCTCTCCGGCCTCAAGACCGGTGATAACGGCCGCCATCCGCTACCCGATCCAAAAGCGCTGGCACAGCGGCTGGCGGCATCGGGTTTGGCGGCGGATCGGCGGGTAGTGGCCTATGACGCGCAGGGCGGCATGTATGCGGCGCGCTTGTGGTGGTTGTTGCGTTGGCTTGGCTTTGACTCTGTACAGGTGCTCGATGGCGGCGTAGCTGCATGGCAGGCCGCCGGTGGCGCGCTGACCCAAACCGTGCCGGCGGTGCGTGCGGGCAGCTTCGATGCGCGCGTGCATAAGGCCTGGACCGTCGATGTCTCGACGGTGCTGGACAATCTGGACCGGCAGGAATTCACCGTGATCGATGCCCGGGCGCCGGGACGCTTTGCCGGTGAAGGAGAAACCATCGATCCGGTGGCGGGACATATTCCCGGCGCCCGCAACCGGTTTTTCCAGGCCAATCTGGCGGCCGACGGCCGCTTCAAACCGGCCGCTACGCTGCGCGAGGAATGGCAAGCCATCCTGGCCGGCACCGATGTCCACGATACCGTGCAGCAGTGCGGTTCGGGCGTTACCGCCTGCCATAATCTATTGGCGCTGGAAGTGGCTGGCCTGAAGGGCAGCCGGCTCTATCCGGGCTCATGGAGTGAATGGTGCAGCGATCCGGGAAGGCCGACGGCAAGGGGAGCGGAATAG
- a CDS encoding substrate-binding periplasmic protein: MRRFAAAFAALLLARAACAEEVGALQPIPIATGEWPPYISTTMQDKGILGGLMNRVMARMGTRPAWVFVSWPRVEQMVQNGEAFAGLPYVPTAQRMQKYHFSSPLIGGRTVLFYHAGDKIRPPLQNVRELAGKTLATPRGYWWDEAMRSAGAVILYSPDEAAALRVLESGRVDFMPQDELVGWYLIQQNSPGRATQFATIAMPFGPEQQSLHLIVSRKYPHAQALLSSFNQALEIIRRDGSMEKALADFHEGVMQK, encoded by the coding sequence ATGAGGCGTTTCGCGGCAGCATTCGCGGCGCTATTGCTTGCCCGGGCAGCTTGTGCCGAGGAAGTCGGCGCCTTGCAGCCCATTCCGATCGCGACCGGGGAATGGCCGCCGTATATTTCCACGACGATGCAGGACAAAGGCATCCTTGGCGGCCTGATGAACCGCGTCATGGCCCGGATGGGGACCCGCCCGGCCTGGGTTTTCGTCAGTTGGCCACGGGTGGAGCAGATGGTGCAGAACGGCGAGGCTTTTGCCGGCCTGCCTTATGTGCCGACCGCGCAGCGCATGCAGAAATATCACTTCAGTTCGCCGCTGATAGGCGGCCGCACCGTCCTGTTCTACCACGCCGGCGATAAGATACGCCCACCTTTGCAGAACGTGCGTGAATTGGCCGGCAAGACACTGGCTACGCCGCGGGGATATTGGTGGGACGAAGCCATGCGCTCGGCCGGCGCCGTCATCCTGTACTCGCCCGATGAAGCCGCCGCGCTGCGGGTGCTGGAAAGCGGGCGGGTGGACTTCATGCCGCAGGACGAATTGGTCGGCTGGTATCTTATCCAGCAGAATTCCCCCGGCCGGGCGACCCAGTTCGCCACCATCGCCATGCCATTCGGGCCTGAGCAGCAATCGCTGCACCTGATCGTGTCGCGCAAATATCCGCATGCCCAAGCCTTGTTGAGCAGCTTCAACCAGGCGCTGGAAATTATCCGCCGCGACGGCAGCATGGAAAAGGCGCTGGCCGATTTCCACGAAGGCGTCATGCAGAAATAG
- a CDS encoding DUF1640 domain-containing protein, giving the protein MTFDTLQMVARLEQAGIPTEHAKAQVMMLADVLATEHAGYAETYSTKSDINQHLTNIDKDLVLTNVKIDQHVVELNAKIDRHAIELNAKIDQHASEFNAKLEKTNTKIDQHAVEFNAKLEKTNTKIDQHAVEFNAKLEMLDSKSDKRTSELKAELIRWVVAVSTLQGTLISALLLRLH; this is encoded by the coding sequence ATGACGTTCGATACCTTACAAATGGTTGCACGCCTGGAGCAGGCCGGCATTCCAACCGAGCACGCCAAGGCGCAAGTGATGATGCTGGCCGACGTACTGGCCACCGAGCATGCGGGGTACGCTGAAACCTACTCGACCAAGTCGGATATTAACCAGCATTTGACCAACATCGATAAAGACCTCGTACTGACCAATGTCAAGATTGACCAGCACGTGGTCGAATTGAATGCCAAGATCGACCGACACGCCATCGAATTGAATGCCAAGATTGACCAGCATGCTAGCGAATTCAACGCCAAGCTTGAAAAAACCAACACCAAGATTGACCAGCATGCCGTCGAATTCAATGCCAAGCTTGAAAAAACCAACACCAAGATTGATCAGCATGCCGTCGAATTCAATGCCAAGCTTGAAATGCTGGATTCGAAATCCGATAAACGTACATCGGAGCTAAAGGCGGAACTGATTCGCTGGGTGGTAGCGGTCAGCACCTTGCAAGGAACGTTGATATCCGCCTTGCTGCTGAGACTCCACTAA
- the ispF gene encoding 2-C-methyl-D-erythritol 2,4-cyclodiphosphate synthase, which yields MSFRIGQGWDVHRLVEGRPLILGGVTIPFDKGLYGHSDADALLHAITDALLGAAGLGDIGRHFPDTDPEFKGADSRALLREAYRRVRLAGWTLGNLDASILAQAPKMAPHIAAMQGNIAEDLGVAVTQVNIKAKTYEKLGPVGEGASIEAQAVCLLFTS from the coding sequence ATGAGCTTTCGCATAGGGCAGGGTTGGGACGTGCACCGCCTGGTGGAAGGGCGTCCCCTGATATTGGGCGGGGTCACCATCCCGTTCGACAAGGGGCTGTATGGCCACTCCGATGCCGATGCGCTGCTGCATGCCATCACCGACGCCTTGCTGGGTGCGGCCGGACTAGGCGATATCGGTCGTCATTTTCCCGACACCGACCCGGAATTCAAGGGTGCGGATAGCCGTGCGCTACTGCGCGAGGCTTATCGCCGGGTGCGCTTGGCCGGTTGGACGCTAGGTAATCTGGATGCCTCCATCCTGGCGCAAGCGCCGAAGATGGCGCCGCATATCGCCGCCATGCAGGGCAATATCGCCGAGGATCTGGGTGTGGCCGTCACCCAGGTAAATATCAAGGCCAAGACCTACGAAAAGCTGGGGCCGGTCGGCGAAGGAGCCAGCATCGAGGCGCAGGCGGTTTGCCTGCTGTTCACGAGCTAA
- the ispD gene encoding 2-C-methyl-D-erythritol 4-phosphate cytidylyltransferase has translation MNRFVALLPAAGSGSRMGAATPKQYLPLLGQPLLVHTLRALLGCPGLERVVLVLSPDDAWFEPAWVAGMDKLTVLRCGGASRAETVRNGLAALQASVAADDWILVHDAARPCIGVEEVERLIDTLRDDPVGGLLALPLADTLKRADGEGRSLATVPRDTLWRAQTPQMFRHGMLLRALESATHAGITDEASAIEALGLAPRLVAGNERNIKVTYPDDLALASLYLAERNRV, from the coding sequence ATGAATCGCTTCGTCGCCCTCCTGCCGGCGGCCGGCTCGGGCAGCCGCATGGGCGCGGCAACGCCCAAGCAATACCTGCCATTGTTGGGACAGCCCTTGCTGGTGCATACCTTGCGCGCCTTGCTTGGCTGCCCCGGCCTGGAACGGGTCGTACTGGTGCTGTCGCCCGACGACGCCTGGTTCGAGCCGGCGTGGGTGGCCGGCATGGATAAACTCACCGTCCTGCGCTGCGGCGGCGCCAGCCGGGCAGAAACCGTGCGCAATGGCTTGGCCGCCTTGCAGGCCAGCGTGGCGGCAGACGATTGGATACTGGTGCATGATGCGGCGCGGCCGTGTATCGGCGTCGAGGAAGTGGAGCGCCTGATCGACACCCTGCGCGATGATCCGGTCGGCGGGCTGCTTGCCTTGCCGCTGGCGGATACGCTCAAGCGGGCCGACGGCGAGGGCCGCAGCCTTGCCACGGTGCCGCGCGATACGCTGTGGCGCGCCCAGACACCGCAGATGTTCCGTCATGGCATGCTGCTGCGTGCCCTGGAAAGCGCCACGCATGCCGGTATCACCGATGAGGCCAGCGCCATCGAGGCGCTGGGGCTGGCGCCGCGCCTGGTTGCCGGCAATGAGCGCAATATCAAGGTGACCTATCCGGATGATCTTGCGCTTGCCTCGCTATATCTCGCAGAAAGGAACCGCGTATGA
- the dnaQ gene encoding DNA polymerase III subunit epsilon, with amino-acid sequence MRQIILDTETTGLRVEDGNRILEIAAVEMVSRKLSPPERHFHRHINPERDSEPGALNVHGLTTEFLADKPKFAAIVDDFLRFIEGAELIIHNAPFDIGYLNMELAKLGRGKMSDYVSGVIDTLRDAKEMFPGKRNSLDALCDRFEVDRSARTLHGALIDCELLAEVYLSMTRGQDSLLIDSTAATDSHDLAGLAAAASAARDRRGALKRVAASEAELAEHAAYLDALDKAVKGQCLWRSLDTEAATA; translated from the coding sequence ATGCGTCAAATCATCCTCGATACCGAAACCACCGGCCTGAGGGTCGAAGACGGCAACCGCATCCTGGAAATCGCCGCGGTCGAAATGGTGAGCCGAAAACTTTCGCCGCCCGAGCGGCATTTCCATCGGCATATCAACCCCGAGCGGGATAGCGAACCGGGCGCCTTGAATGTGCACGGCTTGACCACCGAATTCCTGGCCGATAAGCCGAAATTCGCAGCCATCGTCGACGACTTCCTGCGCTTTATCGAAGGCGCAGAGTTGATCATCCATAACGCGCCCTTCGATATCGGCTACCTGAATATGGAGCTGGCCAAGCTGGGGCGCGGCAAGATGAGCGATTACGTCAGCGGCGTGATCGATACCCTGCGCGATGCCAAGGAAATGTTTCCCGGCAAGCGCAATAGCCTCGATGCCTTGTGCGACCGCTTCGAAGTGGATCGCAGTGCCCGGACCCTGCACGGCGCGCTGATCGACTGCGAACTGTTGGCCGAGGTGTACCTGTCCATGACCCGTGGCCAGGACAGCCTGCTGATCGACTCGACCGCCGCGACCGATAGTCACGATCTTGCCGGCTTGGCGGCAGCCGCCAGTGCGGCGCGTGACCGGCGCGGCGCGTTGAAGCGCGTGGCCGCCAGCGAGGCGGAACTGGCCGAGCATGCGGCCTATCTCGACGCGCTCGATAAGGCGGTAAAAGGGCAATGCCTATGGCGTAGCCTGGACACCGAAGCGGCCACGGCATGA
- a CDS encoding TCR/Tet family MFS transporter, whose protein sequence is MWSKLFSKNRQASQAFILFTVFLDVLGIGLIIPVLPSLVGEFTASRDQQAYWYGALSVTYGVMQFFCAPMLGALSDRFGRRPVLLLSIFGLAVSYVVHAVAASLLSLLLVRILSGGTGASFSVANAYMADITSTEQRGKSFGLLGAAFGMGFIFGPMLGGVLGAYDLRLPFVVAAVLALLNGLYGYFVLPESLPVERRAAFSFQRANPFSALGNLSRIHGVGGLIWVFALTVLAQFILQTTWVLYTEFRFGWGPPENGAALFVVGMVGALVQGLLQGRLLKRFGEVRLALFGLASGTVAFLLYGLATQGWMLYCIVLANFLSFAAGPALQAIVSKSVDPSEQGLTMGSLNAINSVAIIVAPVIGSSLLAEVSHLPGNDWRLGATFYICSVLQGLGLLLAVLHFNRQARQRRVPAGDTVPSVDLPASHS, encoded by the coding sequence ATGTGGAGCAAGTTGTTCAGCAAGAATCGCCAGGCCAGCCAGGCCTTTATCCTGTTCACGGTCTTTCTGGACGTGCTGGGTATCGGTCTGATCATTCCGGTGCTGCCTTCCCTGGTAGGGGAATTCACCGCCAGCCGTGATCAGCAGGCTTACTGGTATGGCGCGTTGAGCGTGACCTACGGGGTTATGCAATTCTTCTGCGCACCCATGCTGGGCGCCCTCAGCGATCGCTTCGGCCGTCGTCCCGTCTTGTTATTGTCGATCTTCGGCCTGGCGGTCAGCTATGTCGTCCATGCCGTGGCCGCCTCCTTGCTCAGCCTGCTGCTGGTCCGCATCCTGAGTGGCGGCACCGGCGCCAGCTTTTCGGTGGCGAACGCCTATATGGCCGATATCACCAGCACGGAGCAGCGAGGCAAGAGCTTTGGCCTGCTGGGCGCCGCCTTCGGCATGGGTTTTATCTTCGGTCCCATGCTGGGCGGCGTGCTGGGTGCCTATGACCTGCGGCTGCCCTTCGTCGTGGCGGCCGTTCTGGCGCTGCTCAACGGGCTCTATGGCTATTTTGTCCTGCCGGAGTCCCTGCCGGTCGAACGGCGCGCGGCTTTTTCGTTCCAGCGCGCCAATCCCTTCTCGGCCTTGGGCAACCTCTCGCGCATCCATGGCGTGGGTGGCCTGATCTGGGTGTTCGCGTTGACGGTGTTGGCGCAGTTCATCCTGCAGACCACCTGGGTGCTCTACACCGAATTCCGCTTCGGCTGGGGACCGCCTGAAAACGGCGCGGCCTTGTTTGTCGTCGGCATGGTCGGCGCCCTGGTGCAGGGGCTGTTGCAAGGGCGGCTGTTGAAGCGTTTCGGCGAGGTCAGGCTGGCCCTGTTCGGTTTGGCTTCCGGCACCGTCGCCTTCCTGTTGTATGGCTTGGCCACGCAGGGCTGGATGCTGTACTGCATCGTCCTGGCCAATTTCCTCAGCTTCGCGGCGGGACCGGCTTTGCAGGCCATCGTGTCGAAATCGGTCGATCCCAGCGAGCAAGGCCTTACCATGGGCTCGCTCAACGCCATCAATAGCGTGGCCATCATTGTCGCGCCCGTGATTGGTAGCTCGCTATTGGCGGAAGTAAGTCACCTTCCCGGCAACGATTGGCGCTTGGGTGCTACTTTCTACATTTGTTCGGTGTTGCAAGGGCTGGGTCTGCTGCTGGCTGTGCTGCACTTCAATCGTCAGGCCAGGCAGCGAAGGGTGCCGGCGGGGGATACCGTTCCGTCGGTTGATCTTCCCGCCTCCCACTCATGA
- the rnhA gene encoding ribonuclease HI, producing the protein MNDDIVVAYTDGACKGNPGPGGWGALLVYKGQEKEIFGGEPDTTNNRMELMAVIAALESLKRPCAVRVWLDSQYVKNGIESWIHGWKRNGWKTADKKPVKNADLWQRLDAVRELHKVEWSWVKGHAGHAGNERADGLANRGVASIR; encoded by the coding sequence ATGAACGACGATATCGTCGTCGCCTATACCGACGGCGCTTGCAAGGGCAACCCCGGTCCGGGCGGTTGGGGTGCCTTGCTGGTCTATAAGGGCCAGGAAAAGGAAATATTCGGCGGCGAGCCGGATACCACCAACAACCGCATGGAACTGATGGCCGTGATCGCTGCGCTGGAAAGCCTCAAGCGGCCCTGCGCGGTCAGGGTCTGGCTCGATTCGCAGTACGTGAAGAACGGCATCGAAAGCTGGATCCACGGCTGGAAGCGCAATGGCTGGAAGACCGCCGACAAAAAGCCGGTCAAAAACGCCGATCTCTGGCAAAGGCTGGATGCCGTGCGCGAGCTGCATAAGGTCGAGTGGAGCTGGGTCAAGGGCCATGCCGGCCACGCCGGCAACGAAAGAGCGGATGGCCTGGCCAACCGGGGCGTCGCATCGATCAGGTAG
- a CDS encoding GNAT family N-acetyltransferase, producing MSAANTVLSTQRLTLEPLTAAHAPLLLDGLNDPSLYQFIPQNPPASLEALTARFQRLESRSSPDGAEWWLNWAVRLGTDGAYIGQVQATVNEDNVASMSWFVFAPHQRKGYATEALNKLREHLIGPFMAEAFEIFIDTRNKPSIALAEALGFKREALLPNADNFKGSKSDEYRYGFKPAGAAKAAKPAGKTKR from the coding sequence ATGAGCGCTGCCAATACCGTACTTTCCACCCAGCGCCTGACGCTAGAACCGCTGACCGCCGCCCATGCGCCGCTGTTATTGGACGGTTTGAACGACCCCTCGCTGTACCAGTTCATCCCGCAGAATCCCCCCGCCTCGTTGGAGGCCTTGACGGCCCGGTTCCAGCGCCTGGAAAGCCGCAGTTCCCCCGATGGCGCCGAATGGTGGCTGAACTGGGCGGTGCGCTTGGGCACTGACGGCGCCTATATCGGCCAGGTGCAGGCCACCGTGAACGAGGACAATGTCGCCAGCATGTCCTGGTTTGTTTTCGCGCCCCACCAACGCAAGGGCTATGCCACCGAAGCCTTGAACAAACTGCGCGAACACCTGATCGGCCCCTTCATGGCCGAGGCGTTCGAGATCTTTATCGATACCCGCAACAAGCCCTCCATCGCCCTGGCGGAAGCGCTGGGCTTCAAGCGTGAAGCGCTGCTGCCCAATGCCGACAATTTCAAGGGCAGCAAGAGCGACGAATATCGCTACGGCTTCAAGCCCGCCGGCGCGGCCAAGGCCGCCAAGCCGGCTGGAAAGACCAAGCGATGA
- a CDS encoding NUDIX hydrolase produces the protein MLILPTDFDAARNWLAHRLDTVRLAPGGDVQTADDTTPAAVLVPIVMHAGEPTVLFTKRHERLAKHPGQISFPGGRMEYEETAEQAALRETEEEVGIAPTFATTVGRLAQYTTITRYKVTPVVALLRPGFVLSRQVDEVDEVFEVPLGFVLDRTNFTERVLNFPEARRVTYSLNWEGKIIWGATAGMLMTLYQTLIEEKQP, from the coding sequence ATGTTGATCCTTCCCACCGATTTCGATGCGGCGCGCAACTGGCTCGCGCACCGGCTCGATACCGTCAGGCTGGCGCCGGGCGGCGATGTGCAGACCGCCGACGACACCACGCCGGCCGCCGTGCTGGTGCCGATCGTGATGCATGCCGGTGAGCCCACCGTACTTTTCACCAAGCGGCACGAGCGGCTGGCCAAGCATCCCGGCCAGATCAGCTTTCCCGGCGGGCGCATGGAGTACGAGGAAACCGCCGAGCAGGCGGCGCTGCGCGAGACCGAGGAAGAAGTGGGCATTGCCCCCACCTTTGCCACCACGGTGGGTCGCCTGGCGCAGTACACCACCATTACCCGTTACAAGGTCACCCCGGTGGTGGCCCTGCTGCGGCCCGGTTTTGTGCTGAGCCGCCAGGTGGACGAGGTGGACGAAGTCTTTGAAGTTCCGCTGGGCTTTGTGCTGGATCGAACCAACTTTACCGAACGCGTGCTGAACTTCCCGGAAGCGCGCCGGGTGACCTATTCCCTCAACTGGGAAGGCAAGATCATCTGGGGCGCCACGGCGGGAATGCTGATGACGCTGTATCAAACCTTGATTGAAGAGAAGCAACCATGA